A stretch of the Comamonas testosteroni TK102 genome encodes the following:
- the rocF gene encoding arginase translates to MTHTSCTLIGLPTDVGASRLGAAMGPDALRVAQLGPALERLGVQVSDLGNLAGPGNPRGARDAQGLRNLAECLSWNQIAHDAVLQVLQQNRLPMLLGGDHTLATGSISAVARHCRATGKQLRVLWLDAHSDCNTPDSSPTGNLHGMPVSSLCGLGPAQLAALSGATPALPASSFCQIGLRSVDESEKHMIRELGLEVYDMRAIDELGMREVMRRALATLLGRNDSDVHLHLSFDVDFLDPDIAPGTGTPVRGGPTYREAQLCMEMIADTGRLASLDIVELNPALDLRNQTAELVVDLVQSLFGQSTLMREPRGVLQC, encoded by the coding sequence ATGACACACACCTCGTGCACACTGATAGGTCTTCCCACCGATGTCGGCGCTTCGCGCCTTGGCGCCGCCATGGGGCCCGACGCCCTGCGCGTAGCCCAGCTCGGTCCGGCGCTTGAACGACTGGGCGTACAGGTCAGCGATCTGGGCAACCTGGCCGGCCCCGGCAATCCGCGTGGCGCGCGCGATGCCCAGGGCCTGCGCAATCTGGCCGAATGCCTGAGCTGGAACCAGATCGCCCATGACGCGGTACTGCAGGTGCTGCAGCAAAACCGGCTGCCCATGCTGCTGGGCGGCGACCACACGCTGGCCACGGGCTCCATCAGCGCCGTGGCCCGCCATTGCCGCGCCACGGGCAAGCAGCTGCGCGTGCTCTGGCTGGATGCCCATTCGGACTGCAACACCCCCGACAGTTCGCCCACGGGCAATCTGCACGGCATGCCGGTGTCAAGCCTGTGCGGACTGGGGCCGGCTCAGCTGGCTGCGCTGTCCGGGGCAACTCCCGCCCTGCCCGCCTCCTCGTTCTGCCAGATCGGGCTGCGCAGCGTGGACGAGAGCGAGAAGCACATGATCCGCGAGCTGGGGCTGGAGGTCTACGACATGCGCGCCATCGACGAGCTGGGCATGCGTGAAGTCATGCGCCGCGCGCTGGCCACCTTGCTGGGGCGCAACGACAGCGACGTCCATCTGCATCTGAGTTTCGACGTGGACTTTCTCGACCCCGACATCGCGCCCGGCACCGGCACGCCGGTACGCGGCGGCCCCACCTACCGCGAGGCCCAGCTGTGCATGGAAATGATTGCCGACACCGGCCGCCTTGCATCGCTGGACATCGTGGAGCTGAATCCGGCACTGGACCTGCGCAACCAGACGGCGGAGCTGGTGGTGGATCTGGTGCAAAGCCTGTTTGGCCAGAGCACGCTGATGCGCGAGCCTCGCGGCGTGCTGCAATGCTGA
- a CDS encoding NAD(P)/FAD-dependent oxidoreductase: MIRIAELKLPLSAVEYHPENHTEYQPTDQLTQLAAERLGIPCSAIARLHVHKRSFDARKAELLAVYIVDITLADEGQEAALLTQFADHPHVNPTPDMSWKAVGQALADLDERPVVVGFGPCGMFAGLVLAQMGFRPIVLERGKTVRERTKDTWRLWRKRELTPESNVQYGEGGAGTFSDGKLYSQIKDPRHLGRKVLTEFVTYGAPPEILYAAHPHIGTFKLVKLVEGIREEIVRLGGEIRFEQRVTDVQIEEVDGQRQLVGLQVLDQATGQSYALPTHHAVMALGHSSRDTFAMFYERGVAMEAKPFSVGFRIEHPQSVIDRARWGKDAGHPLLGAADYKLVHHAKNGRAVYSFCMCPGGTVVAATSEPGRVVTNGMSQYSRAERNANAGMVCAISPEDYPQDAESFAWAFDGKTFGVEKLQKGEHHPLSGIVLQRQLESKAYVLGGQNYSAPGQLVGDFVAGKPSTEFGEVQPSYKPGISLGDLHQALPAYAIEAMREALPAFGKKIRGYDMKDAVLTGVETRTSSPVKIGRGADFQSDNTRGLYPAGEGASYAGGILSAGVDGIKVGEAVAAAILGVSVPSSGARGSGGAL; this comes from the coding sequence ATGATCCGGATCGCAGAACTCAAACTCCCTCTCTCGGCGGTGGAATACCACCCCGAGAACCACACCGAATATCAGCCCACGGACCAGCTCACCCAGCTCGCAGCCGAGCGCCTGGGCATTCCATGCTCCGCCATTGCCAGGCTGCATGTGCACAAGCGCAGCTTCGATGCGCGCAAGGCGGAACTGCTGGCCGTCTACATCGTCGACATCACGCTGGCCGACGAGGGCCAGGAGGCCGCGCTGCTGACGCAGTTTGCCGACCACCCCCATGTCAACCCAACGCCAGACATGAGCTGGAAAGCCGTGGGCCAGGCCCTGGCCGACCTGGACGAGCGCCCCGTGGTCGTGGGCTTTGGTCCCTGCGGCATGTTTGCCGGACTGGTGCTGGCCCAGATGGGCTTCAGGCCCATCGTGCTGGAGCGCGGCAAGACCGTGCGCGAGCGCACCAAGGACACCTGGCGCCTGTGGCGCAAGCGCGAGCTGACGCCCGAGTCCAATGTGCAGTACGGCGAAGGCGGCGCCGGCACCTTCTCAGACGGCAAGCTCTACAGCCAGATCAAGGACCCGCGCCATCTGGGCCGCAAGGTACTGACCGAGTTCGTGACCTATGGTGCTCCGCCCGAAATTCTCTACGCGGCTCACCCCCATATCGGCACTTTCAAGCTGGTCAAGCTGGTCGAAGGCATTCGTGAGGAAATCGTGCGCCTGGGCGGCGAAATCCGCTTCGAGCAGCGCGTGACCGATGTGCAGATCGAAGAGGTCGACGGCCAGCGCCAGCTGGTCGGCCTGCAGGTGCTCGACCAGGCCACGGGCCAAAGCTATGCGCTGCCCACCCATCATGCCGTGATGGCTCTGGGCCACAGCTCGCGCGACACTTTTGCCATGTTCTACGAGCGCGGCGTGGCCATGGAGGCCAAGCCCTTCTCCGTGGGCTTTCGCATCGAACATCCGCAAAGCGTGATCGACCGCGCCCGCTGGGGCAAGGATGCCGGCCATCCGCTGCTGGGCGCTGCCGACTACAAGCTGGTGCACCATGCCAAAAACGGCCGCGCCGTCTACAGCTTCTGCATGTGCCCGGGCGGCACCGTGGTGGCCGCGACCAGCGAACCCGGGCGCGTCGTCACCAACGGCATGAGCCAGTATTCGCGCGCCGAGCGCAATGCCAATGCCGGCATGGTCTGCGCCATCAGCCCCGAGGACTACCCGCAGGACGCCGAGAGCTTTGCCTGGGCCTTCGACGGCAAGACCTTTGGCGTCGAAAAGCTGCAAAAAGGCGAGCATCACCCGCTCTCCGGCATTGTGCTGCAGCGCCAGCTGGAGTCCAAAGCCTATGTGCTCGGCGGCCAGAACTACAGTGCGCCCGGCCAGCTCGTGGGCGACTTTGTGGCTGGCAAGCCATCCACCGAATTTGGCGAAGTTCAGCCCTCCTACAAGCCCGGCATCAGCCTCGGCGATCTGCACCAGGCACTGCCCGCCTATGCGATCGAAGCCATGCGCGAGGCCCTGCCCGCCTTTGGCAAGAAGATTCGCGGCTACGACATGAAGGATGCCGTGCTGACTGGTGTGGAAACACGCACCTCGTCCCCGGTCAAGATCGGCCGCGGCGCCGACTTCCAGAGCGACAACACGCGCGGTCTGTACCCGGCCGGTGAAGGTGCCAGTTACGCGGGCGGCATTCTGTCGGCCGGTGTCGACGGCATCAAGGTCGGCGAGGCCGTGGCTGCGGCGATTCTCGGCGTGTCAGTACCCTCCTCGGGCGCACGCGGCTCGGGCGGCGCCCTGTAA
- a CDS encoding NYN domain-containing protein, producing the protein MPNDVQPRIALLIDADNAPAEMIDEILTELSTFGLINIRRAYGNWTKAGLHGWQSKLLEYAVRPMQQFDYSKGKNATDMAMTVDAMELLYTEKPDAFGIVSSDADFTPLVMHLRAKGAAVYGFGAEQTPKAFVNACSRFLYFDALKELGDGIVSRSERRELEEDAGDALPQSSASLVAAVTAVPAILEKAPSSAEPATPAPVPTNLLRQNTKLLAMLRDAVKATQDEAGWALVGKLGTHIGNKLSFDARNYGYPSLSKLLAAIQAFEFRDEGTSRVAVRDKRMKKAASPQSTSAAMPPPK; encoded by the coding sequence ATGCCCAACGATGTCCAGCCCAGGATTGCCTTGCTGATCGATGCGGACAACGCGCCCGCGGAGATGATTGACGAGATATTGACCGAGCTGTCCACCTTCGGCCTGATCAATATCCGCCGTGCCTATGGCAACTGGACCAAGGCCGGTCTGCATGGCTGGCAGAGCAAGCTGCTCGAATATGCCGTGCGGCCCATGCAGCAGTTCGATTACTCCAAGGGCAAGAACGCGACCGACATGGCCATGACGGTGGATGCCATGGAGCTGCTCTATACCGAAAAGCCCGATGCCTTCGGCATCGTCTCGTCGGATGCCGACTTCACCCCGCTGGTCATGCATTTGCGCGCCAAGGGCGCTGCCGTCTATGGATTCGGGGCGGAGCAGACGCCCAAGGCTTTCGTCAACGCCTGCTCGCGCTTCCTGTATTTCGATGCGCTCAAGGAGCTGGGCGACGGCATTGTCAGCCGCAGCGAACGCCGCGAGTTGGAAGAAGATGCGGGGGACGCTTTGCCACAGTCATCTGCCAGCCTTGTCGCGGCTGTGACGGCCGTGCCTGCCATCCTTGAAAAAGCACCAAGCTCTGCGGAGCCGGCGACTCCGGCGCCGGTGCCGACCAATTTGCTGCGCCAGAACACCAAGCTGCTGGCGATGTTGCGGGATGCGGTGAAGGCTACCCAAGATGAAGCCGGGTGGGCGTTGGTGGGTAAGCTGGGCACGCATATCGGCAACAAGCTGTCCTTTGATGCGCGCAACTATGGCTACCCTTCCTTGAGCAAGCTGCTGGCAGCAATTCAGGCATTTGAATTCCGGGATGAAGGCACTTCGCGGGTCGCCGTGCGCGACAAGCGCATGAAGAAGGCAGCATCGCCCCAGAGTACCTCGGCCGCAATGCCACCGCCAAAATAG
- the pyrC gene encoding dihydroorotase yields the protein MPAMTQTITITRPDDWHLHVRDGDAMRCVVPHTARQMGRAIIMPNLKPPVTTAEMAADYRARILSAVPAGSRFQPLMTLYLTDNLGPEEIVRAKAAGVVACKLYPAGATTNSDHGVTDLRKIYPTLQAMQREGLVLLVHGEVTDQSIDLFDREAVFIEQQLKPLRKDFPELRIVMEHVTTKEAAEYVAAADDFLAATITPQHLLFNRNAIFLGGVRPHFYCLPVLKRETHRLALVQAATSGSSKFFLGTDSAPHAAHLKEAATGCAGCYSAHAAIEMYAEVFDGVGALDKLEAFASFNGADFYGLPRNTDTITLVKESWTPPVSFEYGEGAQLKPLRFGEALPWKMLD from the coding sequence ATACCGGCCATGACTCAGACCATCACGATTACCCGCCCCGATGATTGGCACTTGCATGTGCGCGATGGCGATGCCATGCGCTGCGTGGTGCCGCACACGGCCCGCCAGATGGGCCGTGCCATCATCATGCCCAACCTCAAGCCCCCGGTCACCACGGCGGAGATGGCAGCGGACTACCGCGCCCGCATTCTGTCGGCCGTGCCTGCAGGCAGCCGGTTCCAGCCGCTGATGACGCTGTATCTGACGGACAACCTGGGCCCCGAGGAAATCGTGCGAGCCAAGGCGGCCGGCGTGGTGGCCTGCAAGCTGTACCCCGCAGGTGCCACGACCAATTCCGACCATGGCGTGACCGATCTGCGCAAGATCTACCCGACGCTGCAGGCCATGCAGCGCGAAGGCCTGGTGCTGCTGGTGCACGGTGAAGTGACCGATCAGAGCATCGACCTGTTCGACCGCGAGGCCGTGTTCATCGAGCAGCAGCTCAAGCCTCTGCGCAAGGATTTCCCCGAGCTCAGGATCGTCATGGAGCATGTGACGACCAAGGAAGCCGCCGAGTACGTGGCCGCAGCCGATGATTTCCTGGCGGCCACCATCACGCCCCAGCATTTGCTGTTCAACCGCAATGCCATCTTCCTGGGCGGCGTGCGTCCGCACTTCTACTGCCTGCCGGTCCTGAAGCGAGAAACCCATCGCCTGGCGCTGGTGCAGGCCGCCACCAGCGGCAGCAGCAAGTTCTTCCTGGGCACGGACAGCGCTCCCCATGCCGCGCACCTGAAGGAAGCCGCGACCGGCTGCGCCGGCTGCTACAGCGCCCACGCCGCCATCGAGATGTATGCGGAGGTGTTTGACGGCGTTGGCGCCCTGGACAAGCTGGAAGCCTTTGCCTCCTTCAACGGCGCCGATTTCTACGGCCTGCCCCGCAACACCGACACCATCACCCTGGTCAAGGAAAGCTGGACACCTCCCGTGAGCTTTGAATACGGCGAAGGTGCGCAGCTCAAGCCTCTGCGCTTTGGCGAAGCCTTGCCCTGGAAGATGCTGGATTAA
- a CDS encoding DUF3025 domain-containing protein has translation MPVYLALNHRLPSALSDHGWQFVDQLQLPVGQAYEAFIHSRRCIPTRDNLHDFFNGLIWLHWPLLKQRLNALQAAEIARQGVGAQRGRLRDSITVLDENGGLLLAPQALCDALRDKRWQELFVDRRALWEQARFLPIGHALLEKLVQPRKAITAHVICVPTQQAPCLASPAEADDWLCEQLRTQSCNLADKPYLPIPILGIPDWCLQNQNFSFYDDSLVFRAPRTVQTTQQRVPPERELA, from the coding sequence ATGCCTGTGTACCTTGCGCTCAATCACAGGCTGCCCTCGGCACTGAGCGATCATGGCTGGCAGTTCGTCGATCAGCTGCAGCTGCCTGTCGGTCAGGCCTATGAGGCATTTATCCACAGCCGGCGCTGCATTCCCACTCGCGACAATCTGCATGATTTCTTCAACGGCCTGATCTGGCTGCACTGGCCGCTGCTCAAGCAGCGGCTCAATGCATTGCAGGCGGCCGAGATCGCGCGCCAGGGCGTGGGGGCGCAGCGCGGGCGCCTGCGCGACTCGATCACGGTGCTGGACGAGAACGGCGGCCTGCTGCTGGCGCCTCAGGCCCTGTGCGATGCGCTGCGCGACAAGCGCTGGCAGGAGCTGTTCGTGGACCGGCGGGCGCTTTGGGAGCAGGCGCGCTTCCTGCCCATAGGCCATGCCCTGCTGGAAAAGCTGGTCCAGCCGCGCAAGGCCATCACGGCGCATGTGATCTGCGTGCCGACGCAGCAGGCGCCGTGCCTGGCATCGCCGGCCGAGGCCGATGACTGGTTGTGCGAACAGCTGCGCACACAGTCTTGCAATCTGGCCGACAAGCCCTATCTACCAATTCCCATATTGGGAATCCCGGACTGGTGCCTGCAAAACCAGAACTTTTCCTTCTATGATGACTCTCTAGTTTTCCGAGCCCCACGTACCGTACAAACAACACAACAACGGGTACCGCCAGAAAGAGAACTGGCTTGA
- a CDS encoding oxepin-CoA hydrolase, alternative type, producing the protein MNPALVTRREGAVLVLSNNNQAARNALSPEYYHAVMEALRAAGTDASVAAVILTGEGGHFCAGGDLNQLATRREMPLAERRLRLEDLNHLMRAIRDRPKPVIAAVEGAAAGAGLSLAMACDMLVAARSAVFSVAYVKVGLTPDGGATSFLAEFMSRQLLTELCLTGERISGERMHAHGCINRLTEPGQALAQALELARQLAQGPEVATTRIKALCRVAHNHSLEQQLALEADHMVETQGSEESREGIAAFLEKRAPDFARLRGA; encoded by the coding sequence GTGAATCCTGCTCTTGTCACCCGCCGCGAAGGCGCTGTTCTCGTTCTCTCCAACAACAACCAGGCCGCGCGCAATGCGCTGTCGCCCGAGTACTACCACGCGGTCATGGAAGCGCTGCGTGCGGCCGGCACCGATGCCTCGGTGGCCGCCGTGATCCTCACGGGAGAGGGCGGTCATTTCTGCGCTGGCGGCGATCTGAACCAGCTGGCGACGCGGCGCGAGATGCCGCTGGCCGAACGCCGCCTCAGGCTCGAGGATCTCAACCATCTGATGCGTGCCATACGCGACCGCCCCAAGCCCGTGATCGCGGCGGTGGAAGGCGCTGCCGCGGGTGCGGGCCTTTCTCTGGCCATGGCTTGCGACATGCTGGTGGCGGCAAGGTCGGCGGTTTTCTCGGTGGCCTATGTGAAGGTCGGCCTCACCCCCGACGGTGGCGCGACGTCTTTTCTGGCCGAGTTCATGTCCCGTCAGTTGCTGACCGAGCTCTGCCTGACGGGTGAGCGCATCAGCGGCGAGCGCATGCATGCGCATGGCTGCATCAACCGCTTGACGGAGCCGGGCCAGGCCTTGGCCCAGGCGCTGGAACTGGCGCGGCAACTGGCCCAGGGGCCGGAGGTGGCGACCACGCGTATCAAGGCACTGTGCCGGGTGGCTCACAACCACAGCCTGGAGCAGCAGCTGGCGCTGGAGGCTGACCATATGGTCGAGACCCAGGGCAGCGAGGAGTCCCGCGAAGGCATCGCGGCCTTTCTGGAAAAGCGTGCGCCCGACTTTGCCAGGCTGCGCGGAGCCTGA
- a CDS encoding amino acid ABC transporter permease — protein sequence MNLNLDWSFFSLELFSNFVLKGLYFSVFLTVVATLGGIFFGTLLALMRLSGKKWLELPATIYVNGMRSIPLVMVILWFFLLMPMLIGKPIGAETSAIITFVAFEAAYFSEIMRAGIQSIPRGQVFAGQALGMTYGQNMRLVVLPQAFRNMLPVLLTQTIILFQDTSLVYAIGAYDMLKGFEIAGKNFGRPIESYLAAAVTYFVICFALSWFVKRLHKKIAIIR from the coding sequence ATGAATCTCAACCTCGACTGGTCGTTTTTCTCGTTGGAACTGTTCAGCAACTTTGTGCTGAAGGGGCTGTATTTCAGCGTGTTCCTGACGGTGGTCGCCACGCTGGGCGGCATCTTCTTCGGCACCTTGCTGGCGCTGATGCGCCTTTCGGGCAAGAAGTGGCTGGAGCTGCCTGCCACCATCTATGTCAACGGCATGCGCTCCATCCCGCTGGTGATGGTGATCCTGTGGTTCTTCCTGCTGATGCCCATGCTGATCGGCAAGCCCATCGGCGCGGAGACTTCGGCCATCATCACCTTCGTGGCTTTCGAAGCCGCATATTTCTCTGAAATCATGCGTGCCGGCATCCAGTCCATTCCACGTGGACAGGTGTTTGCGGGCCAGGCACTGGGCATGACCTATGGTCAGAACATGCGTCTGGTGGTGCTGCCTCAGGCCTTCCGCAACATGCTGCCCGTGCTGCTGACCCAGACCATCATCCTGTTCCAGGATACTTCGCTGGTCTATGCGATCGGTGCCTACGACATGCTCAAGGGCTTCGAAATTGCCGGCAAGAACTTTGGCCGACCCATCGAGTCCTATCTGGCGGCTGCCGTGACCTATTTTGTGATCTGCTTTGCACTGTCTTGGTTCGTCAAGCGTCTGCACAAGAAGATCGCCATTATTCGATGA
- the htpX gene encoding protease HtpX: MKRIALFLLTNIAVVAVLGIVASLLGVNRYLTANGLNLGALLGFAFIMGFGGAIISLLISKPMAKWTSGVQVINEPRNADEAWIVNTVRGFAEKAGIGMPEVGIYEGEPNAFATGAFKNSALVAVSTGLLEGMTREEVEAVIGHEVAHIANGDMVTMTLIQGVMNTFVVFLSRVIGYAVDSFLRRNDEQSSGPGIGYMITTVVLDILLGFVAAIIVAWFSRQREFRADAGAAQLMGRKQPMMNALARLGGMHPGELPKSVAAMGIAGGIGQLFSTHPPIEQRIAALQNAR; encoded by the coding sequence ATGAAACGTATTGCCTTATTTCTACTGACCAATATCGCCGTGGTGGCGGTATTGGGCATCGTCGCCAGCTTGCTGGGCGTCAACCGCTACCTCACTGCCAACGGCCTCAACCTGGGCGCCCTGCTGGGCTTTGCCTTCATCATGGGTTTTGGCGGTGCCATCATCTCGCTGCTGATCTCCAAGCCCATGGCCAAGTGGACATCGGGCGTGCAGGTCATCAACGAGCCGCGCAATGCCGATGAGGCCTGGATCGTCAACACCGTGCGCGGCTTTGCCGAGAAGGCCGGCATCGGCATGCCCGAGGTCGGCATCTATGAGGGCGAGCCCAACGCCTTTGCGACCGGCGCCTTCAAGAACTCGGCCCTGGTGGCGGTGTCCACGGGGCTGCTCGAAGGCATGACCCGCGAAGAGGTCGAGGCCGTGATCGGCCACGAAGTGGCCCACATCGCCAATGGCGACATGGTGACCATGACGCTGATCCAGGGCGTGATGAACACCTTTGTGGTCTTCCTCTCGCGTGTGATCGGCTATGCGGTCGATTCCTTTCTGCGCCGCAACGACGAGCAAAGCTCGGGCCCCGGCATCGGCTACATGATCACCACCGTGGTGCTGGATATCTTGCTGGGCTTTGTCGCCGCCATCATCGTGGCCTGGTTCTCGCGCCAGCGCGAGTTCCGTGCCGACGCGGGTGCCGCGCAGCTCATGGGCCGCAAGCAGCCCATGATGAATGCGCTGGCCCGTCTGGGCGGCATGCATCCGGGCGAGCTGCCCAAGAGCGTGGCGGCCATGGGCATTGCCGGCGGCATCGGCCAGCTGTTCTCCACCCACCCGCCCATCGAGCAGCGCATTGCTGCACTGCAAAACGCCCGTTAA
- a CDS encoding amino acid ABC transporter ATP-binding protein, translating into MIELKNVSKWYGSFQVLSDCSTNINKGEVVVVCGPSGSGKSTLIKTINALEPFQKGEIFVDGTAVHDPKTDLPKLRSRVGMVFQHFELFPHLSVTENLTIAQMKVLGRSAADAKTRGLKMLDRVGLTAHKDKFPGQLSGGQQQRVAIARALSMDPIVMLFDEPTSALDPEMVGEVLDVMMGLANEGMTMMCVTHEMGFARKVASRVIFMDVGGKILEDCSKEEFFGHPENRQPRTKEFLNKILQH; encoded by the coding sequence ATGATTGAACTCAAGAACGTTTCCAAGTGGTACGGCAGCTTTCAGGTGCTGTCCGATTGCTCCACCAATATCAACAAGGGCGAGGTGGTGGTGGTGTGCGGCCCTTCGGGCTCTGGCAAGTCCACGCTGATCAAGACCATCAATGCGCTGGAGCCCTTCCAGAAGGGCGAGATCTTTGTGGACGGCACGGCCGTGCACGACCCCAAGACCGATCTGCCCAAGCTGCGCAGCCGCGTGGGCATGGTGTTCCAGCACTTTGAGCTGTTCCCCCATCTGTCGGTGACGGAGAACCTGACCATCGCGCAGATGAAGGTGCTGGGCCGCAGCGCGGCCGATGCCAAGACCCGTGGCCTCAAGATGCTGGACCGCGTGGGCCTGACCGCTCACAAGGACAAGTTCCCCGGTCAGCTCTCCGGCGGCCAGCAGCAGCGCGTGGCCATTGCGCGCGCGCTGTCCATGGACCCCATCGTGATGCTGTTCGACGAACCCACTTCGGCGCTGGATCCGGAAATGGTGGGCGAAGTGCTGGACGTGATGATGGGCCTGGCCAACGAAGGCATGACCATGATGTGCGTGACCCACGAAATGGGTTTTGCACGCAAGGTGGCCAGCCGTGTGATCTTCATGGACGTGGGCGGCAAGATTCTGGAAGACTGCAGCAAGGAAGAGTTCTTCGGCCATCCCGAAAACCGCCAGCCGCGTACCAAGGAATTCCTCAACAAGATCCTGCAGCATTGA
- a CDS encoding ornithine cyclodeaminase gives MSVPQALAGTPLRTDFLSASDAARLVARIGITQVLRLVSEALEADFGRWQDFDKSARTAAHSASGVIELMPVADARDYAFKYVNGHPHNPRLGLPTVMAFGALADVATGMPRFVSELTLTTALRTAATSAMAARHLARAGNRSMALIGNGSQSEFQALAFMELLGVRELRLFDIDPAASQKLLRNLQPFLPGFGATAIVCTGVRDAVAGTDIVTTATADKTRATIIPGHLLEPGMHINAVGGDCPGKTEFDASALQRAQVFVEYEPQTRIEGELQQMPADFAVTELWRVLQKLAPGRTSDAQITLFDSVGFALEDYSALRTMHRLAGEAGLLSQIELVPELADPKDLFAMVRQASSPQFTHLAARKTA, from the coding sequence ATGTCTGTTCCTCAAGCTCTGGCCGGCACACCTTTGCGCACCGACTTTCTCAGCGCCAGCGACGCTGCCCGGCTGGTCGCGCGCATCGGCATCACCCAGGTGCTGCGCCTGGTCAGCGAAGCCCTGGAGGCCGACTTCGGCCGCTGGCAGGACTTCGACAAAAGCGCGCGTACGGCCGCCCATTCCGCCAGCGGCGTGATCGAGCTAATGCCTGTGGCCGATGCACGGGACTACGCCTTCAAATACGTCAACGGCCATCCGCACAATCCGCGCCTGGGCCTGCCCACGGTGATGGCTTTCGGCGCGCTGGCCGATGTCGCCACCGGCATGCCGCGCTTTGTCAGCGAGCTGACGCTGACCACGGCCTTGCGCACCGCCGCCACATCGGCCATGGCCGCGCGCCATCTGGCGCGCGCCGGCAACCGCAGCATGGCGCTGATCGGCAACGGCTCGCAAAGCGAATTTCAGGCACTGGCCTTCATGGAACTGCTGGGCGTGCGCGAGCTGCGCCTGTTCGACATCGACCCGGCCGCCTCGCAAAAGCTGCTGCGCAACCTGCAGCCGTTCCTGCCCGGCTTTGGCGCCACGGCCATCGTCTGCACCGGCGTGCGCGATGCCGTGGCCGGCACGGATATCGTGACCACCGCCACCGCCGACAAGACCCGCGCCACCATCATCCCCGGCCATCTGCTGGAGCCCGGCATGCATATCAATGCCGTGGGCGGCGACTGCCCCGGCAAGACGGAGTTCGATGCCAGCGCCCTGCAGCGTGCACAGGTCTTTGTCGAATACGAGCCGCAGACGCGCATCGAAGGCGAGCTGCAACAGATGCCGGCCGACTTTGCCGTGACCGAGCTGTGGCGCGTGCTGCAGAAGCTGGCGCCGGGCCGGACATCGGACGCCCAGATCACCCTGTTCGACTCCGTGGGCTTCGCACTGGAGGACTACTCGGCGCTGCGCACCATGCACCGCCTGGCAGGCGAGGCGGGCCTGCTGTCGCAGATCGAGCTGGTGCCGGAGCTCGCCGACCCCAAGGATCTGTTTGCCATGGTGAGACAGGCATCGAGTCCTCAGTTCACCCATCTTGCGGCCCGTAAGACGGCCTGA
- a CDS encoding YXWGXW repeat-containing protein, with protein MSFISQTMTRRLLPVLLLGGSAALLTGCVVAPAYPAYGTEVVAGDVYAPMAPPALINEVIPVAPSPAYVWIGGSWGWGGGRYNWRPGRWAMPPRPGYGWHEGGWNHGPGGWHHGGGHWGPRR; from the coding sequence ATGTCCTTCATCTCTCAAACCATGACCCGCCGCCTGCTGCCGGTCTTGCTGCTGGGCGGCTCGGCCGCCCTGCTTACGGGCTGTGTGGTGGCCCCGGCCTATCCGGCTTATGGAACCGAGGTGGTCGCGGGCGACGTCTATGCACCCATGGCCCCGCCTGCCCTGATCAACGAGGTGATCCCGGTGGCTCCCTCGCCGGCCTATGTCTGGATCGGCGGCTCCTGGGGCTGGGGCGGCGGACGCTACAACTGGCGTCCCGGTCGCTGGGCCATGCCGCCACGTCCCGGCTACGGCTGGCATGAAGGGGGCTGGAACCATGGCCCTGGTGGCTGGCATCATGGCGGTGGCCATTGGGGGCCACGCCGCTGA